Sequence from the Phragmites australis chromosome 6, lpPhrAust1.1, whole genome shotgun sequence genome:
GGTACCATAAATTTCCTATTTCCATATTATATGTCCATAGAATAGATGTCAGAGGGAGTATAAATAACTGTAAGAACATGAAAAGGAAACAGAGAGCCCATTGTCTTTAGGTGAAACAACACGAGCAAAACACAGTGTAAGTATTATCATATATTCATTCCAACAATATTACCAAAAGCAAAAAAACCATAACaaactaacttttttttttgcattataCAGGCTTTAGCCACAAATGTGAAAGAATCAGGTAAACACCACTTCACTGAACAAGACCCAGAGTCATCTGATCCTAAAAACATAATCAGGTTACAAATTTTTTTCTCACGGCACTGTTGCATTTCCTATTTCTAAACCCTGTAAAACACATGAATCATCTCATGCACTTAAACTCAATATACTTCACAGTAAAAGATCTGATGCAAAGAAACAACGGTTCAAAGACTAAGCTTTTCCCAAATGAACTTTTGATGAGGTAAGACCTTTACCAATGAATATACACATGTATTTCTTTTCAGTTCCTccaaatacaaaaaaaaaaaagaacaaatccTAACTATTGCCCTCTTGCATCTTTTTTTTCGATATCAAGTATCACCGTCAATTACCAGCACCGGTTGTTTATCTAAGTCTTACTTTCCATGTACCTTCAAGCTCACAAATACGTAAACATAGCGTCTTGCTAAACAAATCGCACTACCAGAAAACCAACTACTACGTAGCATGTTACTATATACAGTTACTGTATACTTTGCCTTTTTAACTACGGAATCCAATTTCATGAAATACTGTTAAGTAGTTACTAATGCATCTCATCTATCAATACCTCTTCTGTAACCATCAAATTATACCCCTCATATGTTCCTTCATCAATATCCCTATACTATCTTTACAACTCCTATCTAATAAATATTTCACATATGTTTGTTACTATAAGTAACTCCAACATATATATTCAAAACAGGCGCAGCAACGCACGCAACACTGTCTAGTACATGCCTATTTACGGAAGGTTGCCCGTTCAAAAGTATGCCTTCCAAACGGGCACCAACGTTTCTCCTCATCCTgtatatatttgttaaaaaatcaATGGAATGGAATGTATCTCTCAATTCTTTGTTCTCTCAATCTCTGTTTACATTTTATACCAACAGATTATATGCATGCATCGAATAACCAACACACATACGAACCAACTCCACTGTTTGAAGACACTCTTAGTTTATTGAACCAGCACGAGCAGGCCCACCAAACGCGGTGCACGGCATCATGCATGCAAAGGTCGGTGTTAGCTCCGACTATTTTGTTGCGCCTGTAAAGTGCAAACGGCAACAAACTCACAAACCTAATAATACAACATATTCGACATTTTCATTCTCCGTGTAACAGATCACTCGTGATAGACCATCTGGTAATTAGTAATTAACTTCTCTCTCTCGTATTCTTTCTCAGATGTGAACAATGCAAGTTGATATGCATGCGTATGCCATTCGTGGCATGCCCATGCCTCGGCgagaggaaaaaaataaaaacaaactcGAGGAGCATGCGTGACTTTGGGCTCATTAATCGTAGCCATTTCCTGATGTGTGCATCCCGTAGCGTAGACCAGTAGTCAGTTGAACACAGCACCGAGCgtggagaaagaaaaggaacaagCCATGGACCGGCGAAGCAGAAAGGCGACTCGATGGGAGTTGAAAGACAGACACGACTGATGTGATGACGAGTCAGCCTTGATGCATATGTAACGCACACGTGTTGGTCCGCATCGAACAGTAGTCATCACAGCTCAACTCTACCGCATCCCAAGTGCAAGTGCAGCCGCTCAACAGAGCCATACCCAGATCACAAGAGACACGAGTTCAGTCAGAAAGGGGAAAAGGATTGGGTTATGAACGAACCTTACATTGGATATCTCGTCGCTGCTACCCAACGCAAACTCTTTCAAAAATCAATGGCACGCCCTTAGCTGCTCGCCGCATCCGCAAGCAGCAAGGCAAAAAATATGCACGTAACCCTGTATACataagaagagagaagagagcgaAGAGAAAAGAGAGTTTTCTTTTCTGAACAAGCTTCTTGCAGCAAAACTTCACTTGCCGTTAACTTATTCCCTTTCCTAGTGTATATCCACCACTTCACATCACCGAATATGCACGAACCACCTCCACGATCGGAGCCCGGCAAAGCGggcacttgccaccactgcgcACTAGCTCATTTGCACATTTTGAGCAAGTACACATGTGCCCACATCTGCCACCATCACCAGAAGAGTTTAAGAGCATTCATCAGATATCATATAGAACATCTTGTTTAGGTATATCATACAAGGAACCCCGGATGCTAAACGTGGCCTCACCTGTACAATAGAGAATCGATTTGCGCATCGCAGCATACGCAGCAGGTTCCCTTCCTCACTTGATTCCATTTTGATCCATCATCAGACAGATCCATCGCAAATCCTAAGAAAATACAAAAGCAAACAATCAATACAAAGCATGCATACTTACACAATGAATGGCAACCACAAAAATTATTACAATACAAAACATGAAAACCCAACCAAACtggaaacaagaaaatttctGCCAATAGTAATGGTCACCTTGAATAGATACAGCACAAATACATAAAAGAATTTGACGATAGTAATGTCTGCCAGCGGGAATGGGAGTAATGAGAATACAACCTTCAGCTCCTGCAAATCGATTCAAGGCCGCTGACACCTCTTGTCTCACCGAACGTTGCAGCTCCAGCTGCATGTCCATGCATGCCTCCAACGTCCTCTGCATGCTGCTCAACCCTTGTTGAAGTTTACCCGTGTCAGCTCTCAAATCATTAATAGCATCCCATTCCTGCAAGAATACAGAGTCAAATGGATTCCTCCCCCATGAACTTCTATTTAACGTAAAGAACATAAGTTATTCAAGCAATTTTAGAGTTATGGTATGACAGAAAATATGATCCCACAGCTCATTAGTCACAGGATTGCATCATTTTTCACACAAAACACTCATGCAAGAgatgaaataaaaaattgaaacacAAACCAAAATTTTCCTTTCTATACAAAAGCTCCAAACATTCAATGAGAAGGTAACACACGAGATCTGCATGATGTACCCTGTGTCTAATGCTCCAGTTGCTATGACGCAGTTCTCTGTGCCATAGTGGCTGTCGCGGTGGCAAAGGCGGCGGAGGGATAACAAGGGCAGGTCTGTTGACAGGAACCTGGAATTGGCGAGTTTCAGTATTTCTTTCTTGTTCCTGATTTTCATTAGGTGAGTTGGAAGGGGGCATGCCCGTATCAAGATTCCAGTTGAGGGGACCATGACCACGCCGTTGAACATATGACCTTATTAATTGCTCCAAACTTTCACCAAATCCATTACTAAGAAGGTTGGACACACTTCGCCTGGCAAGTCGAATTGAAATAGCTTAAGAATAAGACAAGATAAAATTAAGAATAAAAACATTAAGAAAAGTTTCCACACTGAAGGCAAAATACCTGCTAAGTAGTTCTCTTAGTTCCATGCTGTACACGTTGTCATCATCAGGTGGGATAAACCTATTTTCGGTCCTAGGAATGGGACCTGTATCAAGTCTGGAATCTTGATAATCATCTCGCCAGTTCTCCACGGTACCATGAGACTCATCATCGTGCCATTCATCATGCTCTTCTTGGAGATGATCATGCTCCCTGTCATCATCCTCCAGAGTTTCACTGTGTAACTCCTCTGCGTTATCTTCCCAACTTCTTTCAGCACCCTCTTCAATCTCATCGGGCCACCTATCAAGCCTGCCTTCCAAAGATGGCTGCCAGAATCTTGAGTCATCTTCTGCGTCACCTTGCTGCCTAGTATCACCTTGAGCTAGAGACTCTTGCATCTCAACCATTCCATCCAATGTTATACTTGGTGAGTGTGCCTCAGCACGATCTACATCAGCCTCCTGTAAACCCACATCCTCGAGCGTAGTTTGGGCTGTATCCTCGCTACCAGTAAAAGCATTGACCTCAGCCCCTCGTTGAGATTCATCATTACCTAGTAACCTAACAATTTCAGCAACAGAATCATCAGATTGGCTAACATCTTGACTACTTACAACACTCTCTGACCTGAAACAAGCGCAACAGTTGACCTTCTATTAGTTTTATACAATATCCGAATCTACAAAGAGGTATCATATAACAAGAGCTTTAGTGGATAAGAAATTAAGGAAAGAACAAGCAACAAGGGATCTAAATTGTAAGGCAGTGGGCAATCTAAACAGGCAGACACATGTTGCCAATTTTCTGCTGTTCATGTTATTTGACCTCATTGAATTTTCACAGCACTCATGACGCAAGTTTGACCACTGATTTGTATAATACTACTATGTTAGCTAAATATTATATAATTACATAAAGTGGAAACAATTTTGAGGCCATATAGCATTCACATTTTAATGTTATTAAAATCATCGATGTTTCATGTATTAGCAGAAATAACTAACACTGCATACTACAAGAGTCAAAGATTTTGATTCTCAGATCTACTGTTGTCAAACCAACAGCAGTACAACCACAAACATATTATATTAGTCTTGTAGTCTTGAAGAAATAACAAGTCATAGGAACTGAGCCTAACTCAGTTGGTGGGAGGTGTGGGTGTACACCCCCCACCATCCAGGTTCAAGTCCTCTTCAACTCGAATTTGGATACCTATTTCTTCTTATATACAatgccacctagttcctcctaggttggttGAGTTTTTTGTAAGAAATAACAAGTCATGAGAATATAAACACCAAATGTAACTTCTGTCACCATTACTgatacaaattatttttatatatttccaTTTGTaacaatagaaaaatattcCCTCCAGCCACAGAAAAGTTCGACATGGGATGCAGCAGTAAAAAATTTACAACTTTAACCAATTACATCCTTGTAAATATCCAGATGAGCCAGATGAAAATGTCAAGTCGATTTCTCATCAAAAGATACTATCATAACATTACAATTTTGTAGATATTACACAGTGTCGTAATACAAACATAATGTCAAGATTGATTCTTTACGACCatgaaaataaagaaatgaCACTTTCTTGTAGCAGGACTCTGGAAGCAGCAAGAAGTGAAGAATAACATGGGCAAGGAATCGGAGAACCGAATTAATATATATGGAACTGATATATGAGGATTGAGATCTGAAGTAATGAAAGACATGGCATCCCTTGTTTGCCTGAGTCAATTGCTTATCTTTTAAAAGCATGTTGCAATGAAAAGATGAACAGCTCTACTATTATAAATAAGGGCCATATCATCATGTAATGCTATCCATATTCTGAATAAAAGGAGTTTTTCAGCAGCAAAAGAAGGTAACTAAAACAGAACAAGAGATCTTGATGAGTGGGCATGATAGGTACAAAATAGTTGGTATCACCACAATAACTGCTAGAAGACATGAAGAGGTTGGATTCAATTCAGGGACCCTAACTTCCAGCGCATGCTAACCAATATCATCAATACATTTTGCAGTACCATTTAGGACCTACTTGGTTGGTGAACAGTCAATAACGTGTAGAACAAGAATGGCTTGCTATTGAAAGGACCAGAATACTTAGCAGCACTGGCACCTGAAACTTCGCCTTCAATCTTCCTTACGAGAACCATACTAAACGCTGAGCGGTTGATAAAGTTTCAATATTGCTGGTTACAGTACTTTTGTTGGACATGCATATAGCAAGTTAAGAGTTATTCGACCATGCGATATGTGCAGAGTTTCATAGTATTGTCAAACAAAAGTACTGTAACCAGCAATATTGAAACTTTATCAACTCTGCACATATCGCATGGTCGAATAACTCTTAACTTGATAAACTTGGATGCAAATCAATACTAGATCTCTGGTTTCTCTTTCACGATATTGAAATGGTTTGACCTACTCCCTTCCTCCCCAAAAGAGCGAACTCATGGCCATTGCCCTGAATTCAGACTTGACTCCTAAAAAATAGAGACATTCGCTAAAACAAACAATTCCTAATCCTCACTTTTCAAGACTTTGCTCAATATATGGTGTATACCGTTTCCTCAAAAAGAATATGGTGGTGCCATCAAAGAGCTATTTTTAGGAACAGCACTAATCTGGTTACTACACTACTAAAGATGCTTCAGACAAATGAAAACAAAGCTTCACATTTGCAAGAAATAGGTTCAGCAAATCAAAGGAAAGCTATGTTTCTGCCCTGGTAACACACATTTGCCACTTAAgattaaaaaggaaaaatgaggCAAGCGAGCAATGTGCCTGTGGATTAATGGATGAAACACATAGAGACACACCAGAACGTTAAGGGACCACAAACACAGATGAAGCTGTACACGTGGGGTCGTAGGCAACATTATAATGGAAGAAAGCAGCAAGTAGTAACTGTTCTCTCTTCCAAATTTCATACATCAGAGTTATCAAAATATCATTAATAATGCTGTGCTTTCTCTCCCAACATTCTGCATTACATAACGGTGGAAAAGATGCCGTCGAACTATCCAACCAAGAGTTCCATTGGCATTGAAAGGATACATGGAGCACATACTAGCATGCATGTAGGTGATATAAATCAGATTATAGCTACTAGCCTACTATTACCATACAGAGTTGCAATTGAAACATCTGCTCACCTCAAGGTGGGCATACGATGGCTCTGCCTCAACTGCCCGAGCTCCATCGCTACCACAGATGGTGGTCGCTCCTCCTCAACCGGAAGCGCCACGTTCCTCAAGAACCTCCCCCTAAGCAATCCCTGCTAAACCACATATTTCAGTCATCAGCACGAACGACTTCACAGATAACTGGTTCCTGCAACGCAATACCATCGGTATCCCACCTGGATGCGGTTGTGACTGTGGCGAGGGAACTCTGACACAATGTGGTACCCTGATATCCCTTGCAGCTCGCGCTGGCGTTCCCGAGCCATCTGGGTGATGACATCCAAGCGCGCCTGTCGGCCGCGGAGCCGAGGAGGCTCCCCTCGCCTCTCCCTCTCGCCACCGCCAGGCTCATCCCTGCGGGAGCCTGCACGGGAGTCGCGCGGCTGGCTGGCCATCTGCACCCACTCTCTTACGAGTCTGACCCTCTGCCTCTCCGTCTCGCCGAGCCACTCCCCGGTGgccgctgctgcggcggcggttgCACCGTCATTGGGGTCCGTGAGGCGGCGCGCGATCTGACGCACGCGCTCGCGGTCACGGTCGGCGGTATCCGGGGAGGGCTCGCGGTCGAAGGGCTGGTCGGCGTCGGTGCGGCGGTGCTCGAGCTCGCGCCACATCTGCAGGAGCGAGGGCGGCGCGGTGGGGGAGGGCGCctgcgggcgcggcggcggggtggTTGGCGAggtgaggaggaaggaggaggggtCGAGGGTGGACACGGGGTGGAGGCGCGCGAGCGCGAGGAGCTCGGTCTCGCGGTTCCGGCGCTCGACCTCGCGCTCCATGGAGGAGAGCACCTCCTCGGCCTGGCGCGCGACCCAGCGGCTGAGCAGGCGCGActcccgcctccgcctccgcgccgccgaCGACTCCGCCTCGTCGGGCTCATGGCCcgctccccctcctccccccgAGGCGGAgcatgaggaagaggaggagggcgggGAGAAGCAACCGCCGAGGTGGTCGCAGACGAGGTCCTCGAGGTCGCGGCGGaagtcggcggcggcgcccatGCGGTGGCGGTACTCGTTCATGGCCTCCGGCGGGGGCTAATGCTAATATATTGGTAGCCCTAACCCTAAAAATGCCAAAAACTATGTGCAATCAGAGATTGAATGGGAAATGGTGGTGGAGGCTAATGCGGAGGGGATGGGGTGGGGATTAGGGCGGGATTGGGGACGCGATTAGGAGGCATTCGGGAGCAATTAGCAATTGGATTAGGAGAGCCTCCTCTTGGGAGGAGGACGGGAGGGGATTGGATTGGATAGGATTGGACTGGATTGGATGGGGAGGAGGAGACGCAACTCACGGAGGAAAGGagggaagaagaagcaagaagaagaagaagaagcggcggcggcggcggcgggcgatTTATGggattttattatttttctgaGTCGTTGCAATTTTGGTTTTGGTGcgaaaggaaaaggagagatttattttttcttaaatattATCGCGATTATTAAATATTCTGGTGAATTTTGAATTGGAACCATGAACCAACCAACGGGAACCCAACCGGATCAACCTTTCAGTCGTGACGTCACGTCACGACACGTGGAATTGTCTCTTGCTTCCGGAAAATCTCGCGCCAATTTCACACAACTCTGCCactcctttttcttcttggcAGAAAATTCTCGAGCTTTTTCTTTCCTCCTAACTCCCTAGCCTCAACAAACGTACGTACGTACGGTTCAGTGAAATTAACAGGGTTTCTCTCCCTTGTTCATCGTAGATAAACCACATTATTACCGCAATGAAATATCTACAATGTTTGGTGATTAGCTCAAAGTTAAAAGCCACACCACCTAAAGAAAGAAAGCTCTTCTCTTACTCCTTTTTGGAGGGGGTTGAAATGGCCATTTCAGATGAGGTGCAACCACATATTGCACTCTTCTATAATCACATAATTTCAATGCAAAAAGATCCAGATTTGTATTTTATAACTATATTGGAATTTATTAGTTAATATCAAGCTCTTAAAATGAAGAAGCTTTAGTTGCGAAACCTCtcttattttaataaatacatgtTAGCATTTGCCACATTGCTGATCCATGCAATTTTCAACTTCGCCAAacgatcattttttttaaaaaaaaaaggaacattggataaatacttgtgtatttaccaCAAAGTGATGCGCCATTTATTTGTCCTCCTGCTCGTGCATATTTTTCCCAACCGAAAGAACAGTAAGCACACATGCAGGAGCAGCAGGCTGCAATTTTCAGAGTTGctaaataataatatttattattCCTACTGTGCAAGACTGCCACCACTTATGTACATTTCATAAGCTTTTGTTTTCCCAAATCATCAACGATGTTGTCCTCTCGAAAACTTGCATTATGTTGCCCTGTATTGACCAAACAATCCGTACAATTGCTCATCATAATATCTACTAGAACTTAACTGCATTTTTCATACTTAATTACCCGTCTGCATCGTGCAGCAGTGGTGTCATGCGTCGAAGTACACGTACTCACAAACCTCTTATTCTTTTAGGTTGCCCCATCGTCACTTTATCTGCCTTCAGCTCAAGAAAGAAATGTACCACCGACATCAACTCAAAGGATACGTAGGGAGTACTTTCTCTTTAGGACTTGAGTATTAGTAAAAcgataatataatatttatatggGTAAAGATTACCAGGTCGGCACTATAGATCTAGATCGGAATAAGAGATATATGAGTACATTTCGGCTGAAATAATAGTATTTATTATTCCTACTAAGAAATAATAGTCTTGTATCATATGTGTTGCTTTGAATCTTATATTAACTCAAAAAATCATATTACAATATGAGGTATATTTAAACTCTAATATATTCAGCGAGTCCTTCAAGCTTGTCTAGCTCTTCTCCTAAGCTTGAAGGTCTAGAAATTTGGATCTGCTACTCAATTGAGTTGAGTTGCGTTAGTTGTATCCTATACCCCGGGTTTAAAAAACCGATgctaaccaaacaaaaatcaCGATAACCGATCATCTCggtccggttcggtttcagaaaccgaatggtaaccgaatttgaattcaaaaaatttaaaaaaattaaacaaattacaaaaattccaaaaataatcttaaaaaaactagacacaattctaagaccttctgtgaaaaaaaaattcaaaaaaaaaatcgtttgcatcatattctatagggaggaagtttgaaaaaaaagaaaaaaattgaagcttacagctcagttattaactcatgttaaaaaaaagtttaacatgtaaacatatatttttcttgtgaaaAATGTATCAAGCTTGTCTAGCTCTTCTCCTAAGCTTTGAATCTTGTATTAACTCAAGAAATCATATTACAATATGAGGTTTATCTTAAACTCTAATATATTCGGCGAGTCCTTCAAGCTTGTCTAGCTCTTCTCCTAAGCTTGAAGGTCTAGAAATTTGAATCTGCTTGTACTCGATTGAGTTGAGTTGCGTTAGTTGTATCCTATACCTTGGTTTATATAGTTGGGTAGAGAGAGGTCATatcagagtattgagtaagggggcatCCTGGCTAACGGGCCCCACGAGGAATGTGATGACCGACGAGGAAATTTCCTAAACCCTAACACATCGCGTGACCAACCCTTGTCTTGCATGATCAGGGTGAGCCTTGCGCGACTAGTCTCCATGTGATATAATATGGTCCCGTGATCATCCTTTGTTGGTCACGGAACGCCCATGTCTAACTtatttaatcgtatttattgatatctactaaagtattttccttcccaaAGTATCTTCTCTAGCAAATAAAGTTGTGACCGACGTAGATGGGTAGTGTctcgtctcgtagcattaattgctacggaGTGGGGTGTTACGGACCGACTTACGCCACGCAACGGATGGGACAGTGCAGAACGTCAAGATAACTGGATGATTTTGCAAGTAGACTCACGGAGCTCAGGGACGAGATGGTTTGACAGACGAACTTGCAGCACACGACGAGGTGACAAGTCGGGCAACCGGGGGAGGCAGGTGCGGCGGCATTCCGCAGATAGGGCGAACATGCAAAGCTCTCAGAGCAAGT
This genomic interval carries:
- the LOC133920879 gene encoding uncharacterized protein LOC133920879 isoform X1 — encoded protein: MNEYRHRMGAAADFRRDLEDLVCDHLGGCFSPPSSSSSCSASGGGGGAGHEPDEAESSAARRRRRESRLLSRWVARQAEEVLSSMEREVERRNRETELLALARLHPVSTLDPSSFLLTSPTTPPPRPQAPSPTAPPSLLQMWRELEHRRTDADQPFDREPSPDTADRDRERVRQIARRLTDPNDGATAAAAAATGEWLGETERQRVRLVREWVQMASQPRDSRAGSRRDEPGGGERERRGEPPRLRGRQARLDVITQMARERQRELQGISGYHIVSEFPRHSHNRIQQGLLRGRFLRNVALPVEEERPPSVVAMELGQLRQSHRMPTLRSESVVSSQDVSQSDDSVAEIVRLLGNDESQRGAEVNAFTGSEDTAQTTLEDVGLQEADVDRAEAHSPSITLDGMVEMQESLAQGDTRQQGDAEDDSRFWQPSLEGRLDRWPDEIEEGAERSWEDNAEELHSETLEDDDREHDHLQEEHDEWHDDESHGTVENWRDDYQDSRLDTGPIPRTENRFIPPDDDNVYSMELRELLSRRSVSNLLSNGFGESLEQLIRSYVQRRGHGPLNWNLDTGMPPSNSPNENQEQERNTETRQFQVPVNRPALVIPPPPLPPRQPLWHRELRHSNWSIRHREWDAINDLRADTGKLQQGLSSMQRTLEACMDMQLELQRSVRQEVSAALNRFAGAEGFAMDLSDDGSKWNQVRKGTCCVCCDAQIDSLLYRCGHMCTCSKCANELVRSGGKCPLCRAPIVEVVRAYSVM
- the LOC133920879 gene encoding uncharacterized protein LOC133920879 isoform X3; translation: MNEYRHRMGAAADFRRDLEDLVCDHLGGCFSPPSSSSSCSASGGGGGAGHEPDEAESSAARRRRRESRLLSRWVARQAEEVLSSMEREVERRNRETELLALARLHPVSTLDPSSFLLTSPTTPPPRPQAPSPTAPPSLLQMWRELEHRRTDADQPFDREPSPDTADRDRERVRQIARRLTDPNDGATAAAAAATGEWLGETERQRVRLVREWVQMASQPRDSRAGSRRDEPGGGERERRGEPPRLRGRQARLDVITQMARERQRELQGISGYHIVSEFPRHSHNRIQQGLLRGRFLRNVALPVEEERPPSVVAMELGQLRQSHRMPTLRLLGNDESQRGAEVNAFTGSEDTAQTTLEDVGLQEADVDRAEAHSPSITLDGMVEMQESLAQGDTRQQGDAEDDSRFWQPSLEGRLDRWPDEIEEGAERSWEDNAEELHSETLEDDDREHDHLQEEHDEWHDDESHGTVENWRDDYQDSRLDTGPIPRTENRFIPPDDDNVYSMELRELLSRRSVSNLLSNGFGESLEQLIRSYVQRRGHGPLNWNLDTGMPPSNSPNENQEQERNTETRQFQVPVNRPALVIPPPPLPPRQPLWHRELRHSNWSIRHREWDAINDLRADTGKLQQGLSSMQRTLEACMDMQLELQRSVRQEVSAALNRFAGAEGFAMDLSDDGSKWNQVRKGTCCVCCDAQIDSLLYRCGHMCTCSKCANELVRSGGKCPLCRAPIVEVVRAYSVM
- the LOC133920879 gene encoding uncharacterized protein LOC133920879 isoform X4 gives rise to the protein MNEYRHRMGAAADFRRDLEDLVCDHLGGCFSPPSSSSSCSASGGGGGAGHEPDEAESSAARRRRRESRLLSRWVARQAEEVLSSMEREVERRNRETELLALARLHPVSTLDPSSFLLTSPTTPPPRPQAPSPTAPPSLLQMWRELEHRRTDADQPFDREPSPDTADRDRERVRQIARRLTDPNDGATAAAAAATGEWLGETERQRVRLVREWVQMASQPRDSRAGSRRDEPGGGERERRGEPPRLRGRQARLDVITQMARERQRELQGISGYHIVSEFPRHSHNRIQGLLRGRFLRNVALPVEEERPPSVVAMELGQLRQSHRMPTLRLLGNDESQRGAEVNAFTGSEDTAQTTLEDVGLQEADVDRAEAHSPSITLDGMVEMQESLAQGDTRQQGDAEDDSRFWQPSLEGRLDRWPDEIEEGAERSWEDNAEELHSETLEDDDREHDHLQEEHDEWHDDESHGTVENWRDDYQDSRLDTGPIPRTENRFIPPDDDNVYSMELRELLSRRSVSNLLSNGFGESLEQLIRSYVQRRGHGPLNWNLDTGMPPSNSPNENQEQERNTETRQFQVPVNRPALVIPPPPLPPRQPLWHRELRHSNWSIRHREWDAINDLRADTGKLQQGLSSMQRTLEACMDMQLELQRSVRQEVSAALNRFAGAEGFAMDLSDDGSKWNQVRKGTCCVCCDAQIDSLLYRCGHMCTCSKCANELVRSGGKCPLCRAPIVEVVRAYSVM
- the LOC133920879 gene encoding uncharacterized protein LOC133920879 isoform X2 produces the protein MNEYRHRMGAAADFRRDLEDLVCDHLGGCFSPPSSSSSCSASGGGGGAGHEPDEAESSAARRRRRESRLLSRWVARQAEEVLSSMEREVERRNRETELLALARLHPVSTLDPSSFLLTSPTTPPPRPQAPSPTAPPSLLQMWRELEHRRTDADQPFDREPSPDTADRDRERVRQIARRLTDPNDGATAAAAAATGEWLGETERQRVRLVREWVQMASQPRDSRAGSRRDEPGGGERERRGEPPRLRGRQARLDVITQMARERQRELQGISGYHIVSEFPRHSHNRIQGLLRGRFLRNVALPVEEERPPSVVAMELGQLRQSHRMPTLRSESVVSSQDVSQSDDSVAEIVRLLGNDESQRGAEVNAFTGSEDTAQTTLEDVGLQEADVDRAEAHSPSITLDGMVEMQESLAQGDTRQQGDAEDDSRFWQPSLEGRLDRWPDEIEEGAERSWEDNAEELHSETLEDDDREHDHLQEEHDEWHDDESHGTVENWRDDYQDSRLDTGPIPRTENRFIPPDDDNVYSMELRELLSRRSVSNLLSNGFGESLEQLIRSYVQRRGHGPLNWNLDTGMPPSNSPNENQEQERNTETRQFQVPVNRPALVIPPPPLPPRQPLWHRELRHSNWSIRHREWDAINDLRADTGKLQQGLSSMQRTLEACMDMQLELQRSVRQEVSAALNRFAGAEGFAMDLSDDGSKWNQVRKGTCCVCCDAQIDSLLYRCGHMCTCSKCANELVRSGGKCPLCRAPIVEVVRAYSVM